The segment GACACAAGGCGCTTTAATGGTGGCGCCACTCATGCGGGCTTCATGAAAATAAAACTCTGTTTTGTAGAAACCACCAAAGTTGTTGATCACGCCTACCATGAATTCCAGCGGGTAGTGTGCTTTCAGGTACAGACTCTGGTAACTCTCCACAGCGTAACTGGCTGAGTGGCCCTTGGCAAACGAATAGCCTGAGAAACTTTCAATTTCATACCACACCCGCTCAATAATGTGTTCGGGATAATTGCGCGCACGACAATTCTCAAAAAACTTATCTTCAACACGCTTAAACTCTTCGCGCGAACGATACTTCCCCGACATGCCCCTGCGCAGCACATCGGCTTCTGTTAAGGTTAACCCGGCAAAGTGGTGTGCCACCTTAATCACATCTTCCTGGTACACCATCACGCCATAAGTTTCCTTCATCAGTTTATCCATTAGGGGATGAATGGCTTCGTATGTACCACCATTTCGCACGGCATGAAAACGTTCAATGTAGGCACGCATCATGCCCGAGCGGGCCACACCCGGACGAATGATGGAACTGGCGGCTACCAGTGTGAGGTAATCATCGCAACGGAGTTTGCCCAACAGCATGCGCATAGCAGGTGACTCTACATAAAAGCAGCCCATCGCCTTGCTGTTGCGCATCAGGTCTTTGATTTTTTCATCCTTTTTAAAATCACTGAAGCGATGAATGTTAACATCAATGTCCTGGTTTCGCTTTACATGTTTTACGGTTTCTTTCAGGTGGCCTAATCCCCGCTGACTCAGAATATCAAATTTGTAGATGCCCATGTCTTCGGCATTGTGCATTTCAAAATGCGAAACCGGGTAGCCTTTCGGTGGAAGTTCAAGGGCAGTATAAGCATAAATGGGTTTTTCGGTGATCAGTACCCCGCCAGCGTGGATGGAGATGTTGGCAGGAAGATCTTTCATCTTATCGGCATACCGGAAAATCAATTCTGTGATGTGGTCGCGGTTTTTATGTTTATGCGGTTCATCTACGATCGCATCAATCTCAGCTTTCGGTAAACCGAATACTTTACCGAGTTCGCGCAGCACCGATCGTTTTTGGTAAGTAACGTGTGTACCGAGAAGGCAAACATGATCCGGTCCGTGCGTTCGGAAAAGATAGTCGTATATTTCATCACGGTTATCCCACGAAAAATCCAGGTCGAAATCGGGAGGGGAGGAGCGTTCCACATTGAGGAACCGTTCGAAATATAAATCAAGTTCAATCGGATCAACGTTGATAATGCCCAGGCAATATGCCACCACACTGTTGGCTCCACTGCCACGGCCTACGTATTCGAAGCCCCGCTCTTTGGCAAAACGAATGAGGTCGTAGGCGATGAGGTAGTACGCACAAAAACCTTTTTGATTGATGATGTTCAATTCACGTTCAAAGCGTTCGCGTAACGCTGGGTTGCTCACGTCATAACGGCTTTGAAAACCTTCCCAGGCCTGGGTGACTAAAAAATCCCAGTCGGCCCATGGTGAACCCAACAACGTTTTTTTGTTTTTATCTT is part of the Cyclobacteriaceae bacterium genome and harbors:
- a CDS encoding DNA polymerase III subunit alpha; the protein is MFLNCHTAFSFKYGTLPVEKLFDEARRCGVHKLVLTEINNTASYIEMLRLCEERKPGSPLAADKMYDLEIAVGIEFRQGHELLYITIAQNNNGFEKINRFLSHHNRESKNLPERAPEIENTFVIYPFGKTEPERLRTNEFIGVRKHQLNQFALYAARKEFPEKFVILHPVTFFSKTDFNTHRLLRAIDNNTLLSKLPVHEQAHPEEVMMREEELEFYFRAYPELIRNTKKLIDQCSIHFDLKEDKNKKTLLGSPWADWDFLVTQAWEGFQSRYDVSNPALRERFERELNIINQKGFCAYYLIAYDLIRFAKERGFEYVGRGSGANSVVAYCLGIINVDPIELDLYFERFLNVERSSPPDFDLDFSWDNRDEIYDYLFRTHGPDHVCLLGTHVTYQKRSVLRELGKVFGLPKAEIDAIVDEPHKHKNRDHITELIFRYADKMKDLPANISIHAGGVLITEKPIYAYTALELPPKGYPVSHFEMHNAEDMGIYKFDILSQRGLGHLKETVKHVKRNQDIDVNIHRFSDFKKDEKIKDLMRNSKAMGCFYVESPAMRMLLGKLRCDDYLTLVAASSIIRPGVARSGMMRAYIERFHAVRNGGTYEAIHPLMDKLMKETYGVMVYQEDVIKVAHHFAGLTLTEADVLRRGMSGKYRSREEFKRVEDKFFENCRARNYPEHIIERVWYEIESFSGYSFAKGHSASYAVESYQSLYLKAHYPLEFMVGVINNFGGFYKTEFYFHEARMSGATIKAPCVNKSEYLTTIYEKEIYIGFIHLKSLETKVAQQIAVERKQGAYRSLNDFLRRIPLGLEQVRILIRMGAFRFTGKSKQKLLWEAMLYCSNTKTKNRNTSELFDTEPSEYPLPALQRNELEDAFDEIELLGFPLCDPFKLVATSNFGDTKAIELLNKIGKVVTILGYVVTTKNTGTVKGELMHFGTFYDQQGEVFDTVHFPDVAKKFPFRGRGFYFIKGKVVEDFGIATIEVSSMEKIPLINKKELPYEPLHHTQPKNSDPAALHVSP